The genome window TATCACTGGCCGACAATCACCCTCAGCGTTCTGCTTGGCGCACTCGTCGAAATCGTCCGCCAAATCCGGCAAAATCCCTCGCAAGCATTGCGAACTGTTGGCGCCTTCTGGCACGGCGTTCGCGATATTTTGTTGCGCCGCCAGACGATGACATAAGATTTGTTTTCCGCATAGCATCATTTAGACAGTACAATAAAAATGAGGGGCTGCGACGGTGATGATCAAATCCACTTTGCTCCTTGCAATTTACCGGGTTCATTTGTAACTTGAATGTGCAGGAAACATCAACGAGGAGAAACATCATGAATCGACGACAGATGATGCTCGCTTTTGCGCTGGCTCTGCTGGCGACCCGCCCCGCCCTTTCCCAAACTGTGTGGCAAAAATATCAAGGCAATCCCGTGTTCACCGCCAGCCAAAGCTGGGAAAATCCTTACGGTGTGATCGGCCCGCGCATTTTGAAAATCGGGAACGTTTACAAAATGTGGTACACTGGTTTAGGCACTCATCGGCAAATCGGCCTTGCCACCTCAACCGACGGCATTAATTGGACGAGGTCGAACCCGAATCCGGTTTTACCGAACGGCCAGCCCGGCGCTTTTGATGCGGATCATGTCGATTACGGTTCGGTTGTTTTTCACAACAATAAATATTGGATGTGGTACACCGGTTGGAACAATGGAATTAAAAAAATTGGTTTGGCCACCTCGCTGGATGGCGTGAATTGGACGAGACATCCCAACAACCCGGTGCTAACCGTTGGCGCCGGCGCGGCGTGGGATGCGCAGAGCGTGTTTGCACCTTATGTTATTTTTGATGGAACCTCTTTTAAAATGTGGTATCACGGCAGCGGCCAGTATGTGCAAGCGGCAGGATTCGCCGAATCAACCGACGGTATTATTTGGAAAAAACATCAAAACAATCCGGTGCTTCCGCCGGTTCCCAACTCTTGGGAATCGTATACCATGGGCATCAACACGGTAGTGTTGACAAACGGCGTCTATCAAATGTGGTATGGCGGTAACGATGGCGCCATCACGCGTCTCGGTTATGCCACTTCTAACGACGGTGTAAATTGGCAAAAATATAGCAGCAATCCGATTCTTGGACCCGGTGGCTCCGGCGCCTGGGACAGCGCCATGATCGGCGGATTTTGTGTCGTACGTGAAAACAATGCGTATAAAATGTGGTACAGCGGGCGCAGCGGCGATCCGTGGCTCATCGGCTACGCCACTTCACAAATCACCCCGATGCCTGTTTCCAAGCGTTTTGTTTATATTCCCCGCATTTATGGGCTCCCCGGCGACACCATCACGGTTACGCTTTTCGCCGATTCCGTCTCCGGCATCAGCGGCGGCGATGTAACGATTTTATTTGATGCTGAAACCTTGAAAGCCGTCAGGGTTCAATCAACGAAATACACGCGCGATTTTTTAATTGCCGCCAATCTCGACACGCCGGGCGTTGCGCGCGTTTCGCTGGCGAGTCCACGAGCCGCCGTCGGTGGAGGGGGAGGCTTGTTTAATATAAAAATGCTTGTCAACCCTGCGCTTCCAGTGCCTCCGACTCCTCAACCCAGGCCATTAAAGTTGGCTCACACCGCCTTTTACGCGGAGAGCGGTAAATCGATTTCGATCACCAAACGCGACGGCGAATTTATTTTGGGCCGCTCGCGCGGCGACGTGAATCGAGACGGCCGCATCAACGCCGCCGATGCGATTCTCGCCTTGCGCATTGCAGCCGGGCTTCTTATTCCGACTCCCAATCAGCTCGCCGACGCCGATATCGACGGCAACGGCGAGGTGGAAAGCCTGGATGCCAGTTGTATGTTGAAACGCGCGGTCGGTTTGGATTGCCCGACCGGCGGCGCCTCCACTATCGCCGCGAATCTTCTCATCTCGCCTTTTCGTGCCGGGGCCGGCCATCAAACGGAGACGAGCCTCTCGCTGAATGGCATCGACAAGCTGCTCGGCGGCGATGTGAGTTTGCACTTTGACGCCAGTGCCCTCGAAATAACCGACGTTCAGCCGAGCCCGGAGCTGGAAGGTGCCGGCTTCGTGGCCAATTTGGAAAACAGCGGCCAAGTCAATTTCAGCTTTGCCGCTGCGAACGGTTTTCAAGCCAGCACAATTGCCATCGTCAAGTTGCGCGCCAAAAAACAAGTCGACGAGAAAAGCTTGCGCGCAACTGACATGACATTTTTTGATGCGCAAGGCCGGCGCTGGAAAGGCGTGTTGACCGGCGTCAATGAAGCGCCGGTTTCGAGCCTGCCCGCACAATTTCATCTCGAGCAAAACTATCCGAATCCGTTTTATTTGCACGCAAACTCTCCGGGCCGCGCCAGCCAAACACAAATTCGTTACGCCTTGCCGCACACCGCGCATGTCAAGCTCGCCGTTTATGATATTAACGGCAGGCTGGTGCGTCTCCTGGAAGATGCCGAAAAACCGGCCGGCGAACATGCTCGAATCTGGGATGGCCTCGACGAAAACAGAGCGCCGGCGGCAACGGGCTTTTATCTTTACCGGTTGCAAGCCGGACAAATCACCTCGACGCGGAAATTATTGTTGCTGCCGTAGAAAAGTTTAAAATTGAGACTGACCGGTCACTTGAAGCAGGCGAAGTTTAAAACATTTTTGTGCATAAAAGTGACCGGTCAGTGTCTTTACCAATACTAGCCACGGAAGGTCTCGAATCGCATCGTATGCGATTGGCCGATTACCTCAAACAAAGCGCCTGGGCCGGCCTGGATAAATCGCTGCCGGTCATCTACGGCCTGGGATTTCTTTTCGCCGTCGTCCGCGTCTTGCCGAAAGAAGAGTTTGGACTGCTCGGCTTGTTCCAGGCCGTGTTTCTTTTTATTGAGATGATCGATCAGACGTTGGTTCAAATTCCGTTGGTGAAATTTTTATCCGAGGGAAAAGAGAACAATTGGTCGATTCCGGCGTCGTTCTTGCTGAGTTTGTTGGTGTTGTTGCTTTCCGCCATCGCCTGTCTCGTGGCCGCGCCGTTACTGGCGGCATTGATGGAGGCGCCGAAATTGGCGGAGTTGCTGTGGCTGACACCTGTGCTCGTTGCCGCCTTTTTCTTGAAAAATTTGGCCGGCCAGATTTGCATTGCCCATCATTGGTTCCGGCGTTTATTCGTGATCGACGCCGCTTATTTTCTCGGCTCGTTGATGCTTTTGCTCGGCTGGCATGTCGCGTTCGAGCTCTCCGACACCCGCGAGGTGATCTGGATCAACATTTGCGCCGCGATGGCTGCGTCATTATTGTCCGTGATTTTAACCTGGGATGTACTCAAGCAAACACGATGGCAATTCAAGCTGGCGCAGCTTAAACGGTTTCTGGCGTTTGGCAAATACTCGTTCGGCACCGGCATCGGAAATTTTTTTTACGCCCAAATCGACGTTTTTTTAATCGGTTATTTTTACGATCTCACCAAAGTGGCGATCTATCGCGCCGGAAAAATTATTTTCCAATTTTATAACATCGTTTCGCAGGCCACGCAAGTCGTGCTGCTGCCCTTGATCTCTCAGCTTGACACCGCCGGCAAGCGCGAAGAATTGCGCGCCCTTGCCGAAAAGACAATCTGCTTTCTGTTTCTCATTCTTTTGCCATTGCATCTGCTTCTGTTGTTTGGCGCTGAATTGCTGTTGCAGGTTGTTTATCACGGAAAGTACAACGATGCCGTCCCGATTTTGCGGGTGTTGGTGCTGGGCGCATTTTTTTTGCCCTGGGGCGCGGTGGGATCGAACATGCAAATGGGCACGGGAAAATCAAGGGTGAGCTTTCTCTTCGTCATCCTGGTTGCGGCCTTCAACCTGGCGGCGAATCTGCTTCTGCTTCCCCGCCTTGGCGTCATCGGCGCGGGGTTGGCCACTACCCTCACGATGCTGTTTGGCGGCACCTTGCACACGCTTTATATGAGGCGAGCCGTCGGCTTAACCCTGGCCGGGGTTTGGCAGCGGCGCTTGGATGCGCTGCATTTCAGCCGCGGGTGGATGGCAAAACTCAGAACCACGATGATATCTACGCGCTGATAAAACTAAAAAATTTTTGAAAAGATGTTTTATTCGCGTTCATAAAAATACCTTGCCTTTGCTCGCCAATCTTTTTATCATTTATATCCCGAGTTTTAAAAAGAAGTGGAGTTTGTTCAATATTGGAGCATCTTTATGCCCGATCTCGCCATCATCGGCGCCGGGAGTTGGGGAAAAAATCTCGTGCGGAATTTTTATGAATTGCGCCGCCAAAACACGGTTTACGCCTGCGACCTTGACGCCGGCAAGCTCGAACGCCTGCGCCAGGCTTATCCGCTGCTGAAAACGACCTCGAATGATGAAGAAATTTTGGCCAATGCGCAGATCAAAGCCGTTGTCATCGCCACGACGGCGGCCAGCCATTTTGAAAAAGCCAAACAGGCGCTCTTGGCCGGCAAGGATGTTTTCGTCGAGAAGCCCCTCACGCTGAATTATCGCGATGCCCTCGAGTTGGCCGAATTGGCCGAGCGCCAGCAGCGTCTTTTGATGGTCGGCCATCTCATGATTTATCATCCCGTCGCGCTGCAGTTGCGCGAGCTGATCAAAAACGGCGAGTTGGGCGAGGTTTACTACATTTATTCCCAGCGCGTCAATCTCGGCCAGGTGCGCAAAGACGAAAACGCCCTGTGGAGCTTGGGCCCGCACGATCTTTCATTGCTTTTCTATTTGATCGATCAGGAGCCGGTCGATGTCGCGGCGCGCGGACAAACCTATTTGCAAAACGGCATCGAAGACGTCGTCTTTGTCAGCTTGAATTTTCCCAATCGCGTCTCGGCGCACATTCACCTGAGCTGGCTCGATCCCCACAAGTTGCGCAAGATCACTGTCGTCGGCAGCAAAAAAATGGCGGTGTTTGACGACATGGCGGCAACGGAAAAACTTCGCATCTATGATAACCGCGCCGAGAAAAAAATCGACTACGACACCTACGGCGACTCGATCACGTTGCGTTTCGGCGACGTCGTGATTCCTTACGTCGCCGTCACCGAGCCGC of candidate division KSB1 bacterium contains these proteins:
- a CDS encoding dockerin type I domain-containing protein, with the protein product MNRRQMMLAFALALLATRPALSQTVWQKYQGNPVFTASQSWENPYGVIGPRILKIGNVYKMWYTGLGTHRQIGLATSTDGINWTRSNPNPVLPNGQPGAFDADHVDYGSVVFHNNKYWMWYTGWNNGIKKIGLATSLDGVNWTRHPNNPVLTVGAGAAWDAQSVFAPYVIFDGTSFKMWYHGSGQYVQAAGFAESTDGIIWKKHQNNPVLPPVPNSWESYTMGINTVVLTNGVYQMWYGGNDGAITRLGYATSNDGVNWQKYSSNPILGPGGSGAWDSAMIGGFCVVRENNAYKMWYSGRSGDPWLIGYATSQITPMPVSKRFVYIPRIYGLPGDTITVTLFADSVSGISGGDVTILFDAETLKAVRVQSTKYTRDFLIAANLDTPGVARVSLASPRAAVGGGGGLFNIKMLVNPALPVPPTPQPRPLKLAHTAFYAESGKSISITKRDGEFILGRSRGDVNRDGRINAADAILALRIAAGLLIPTPNQLADADIDGNGEVESLDASCMLKRAVGLDCPTGGASTIAANLLISPFRAGAGHQTETSLSLNGIDKLLGGDVSLHFDASALEITDVQPSPELEGAGFVANLENSGQVNFSFAAANGFQASTIAIVKLRAKKQVDEKSLRATDMTFFDAQGRRWKGVLTGVNEAPVSSLPAQFHLEQNYPNPFYLHANSPGRASQTQIRYALPHTAHVKLAVYDINGRLVRLLEDAEKPAGEHARIWDGLDENRAPAATGFYLYRLQAGQITSTRKLLLLP
- a CDS encoding oligosaccharide flippase family protein, which translates into the protein MRLADYLKQSAWAGLDKSLPVIYGLGFLFAVVRVLPKEEFGLLGLFQAVFLFIEMIDQTLVQIPLVKFLSEGKENNWSIPASFLLSLLVLLLSAIACLVAAPLLAALMEAPKLAELLWLTPVLVAAFFLKNLAGQICIAHHWFRRLFVIDAAYFLGSLMLLLGWHVAFELSDTREVIWINICAAMAASLLSVILTWDVLKQTRWQFKLAQLKRFLAFGKYSFGTGIGNFFYAQIDVFLIGYFYDLTKVAIYRAGKIIFQFYNIVSQATQVVLLPLISQLDTAGKREELRALAEKTICFLFLILLPLHLLLLFGAELLLQVVYHGKYNDAVPILRVLVLGAFFLPWGAVGSNMQMGTGKSRVSFLFVILVAAFNLAANLLLLPRLGVIGAGLATTLTMLFGGTLHTLYMRRAVGLTLAGVWQRRLDALHFSRGWMAKLRTTMISTR
- a CDS encoding Gfo/Idh/MocA family oxidoreductase, translated to MPDLAIIGAGSWGKNLVRNFYELRRQNTVYACDLDAGKLERLRQAYPLLKTTSNDEEILANAQIKAVVIATTAASHFEKAKQALLAGKDVFVEKPLTLNYRDALELAELAERQQRLLMVGHLMIYHPVALQLRELIKNGELGEVYYIYSQRVNLGQVRKDENALWSLGPHDLSLLFYLIDQEPVDVAARGQTYLQNGIEDVVFVSLNFPNRVSAHIHLSWLDPHKLRKITVVGSKKMAVFDDMAATEKLRIYDNRAEKKIDYDTYGDSITLRFGDVVIPYVAVTEPLKLECQHFLDCVEQRRRPRTDGRDGVRVVKVLEAANHSLQHNGIPVNLETYFAELHSSHR